In Bos indicus isolate NIAB-ARS_2022 breed Sahiwal x Tharparkar chromosome 25, NIAB-ARS_B.indTharparkar_mat_pri_1.0, whole genome shotgun sequence, the DNA window ACTCCTCAGCTTCAGTTCATGcaccaaattgtacactttaaaaataatgcatggaTGAAAGAAGTAATAAGggaacaagaaaatatttgaaattgaacaacaaaaaatattacaCATCAAAATGAGAGCTTCAAATAAAGATGCAATTCTTAGATGAGGAGTAAAGCTTTAAATGCCtacttagaaaagaagaaataatccaTGAGCTTAGATCCTGATTTAGGAAGTtgaaaaaggaacagaagaataaacacacaaaaaaattaagtagtggggagggaagttcaaaataAGAGGCAAAAAGCAattttgtagaaaacaaacaagaaggTTTGTTTCAAGAAAACTaaaaagttgattctttgaaaagactaaAACAACTGATAAACCCTTGACAAACTTAGTAacgaaaaaacagaaaaatcaggtATGAAAAAGCATACAACTACAGATgcagaacaaaatttaaaaaatattttgtcaataaaatttaaaacttagataaaatgtataaagaaatatataacttggcaaaactgactcaagaagaaacaaaatacctGAATAGTCATGTAAtcattaaagaaactgaatcatTAACTTAAAAATTCTCCCATAGAAAAATACCATGCTCCTTCTACTGGAAAGCTTAGTTACACAATTAAATACTCAAggtagtaaaaataaatgaagcttaGTTCCTCATATTAATATGGAGGAATCTCGAGATTATAATATCAATCAAACATAGcaaattccaaaagaaaaaatacagtatcataatgctgctgctgctgctgctaagtcacttcagtcgtgtccgactctgtgcgaccccatagacggcagcccaccaggctcccccgtccctgggattctccaggcaagaacactggagtgggttgccatttccttctccaatgcatgaaagtgaaaagtgaaggtgaagtcgctcagtcgtgtccgactcttagcgaccccatggacttcagcctaccaggctcctgggtccgtgggattttccaggcaagagtactggagtggggtgccatcgccttctctgcagtATCATAATACtcatataacattttaaagtatgcAAAACTAAATAATACATTGTTTAAGGATATACAACCATGTAGTAAACATAACTGGCATAAATTTCACAATAATTGATTCCTCGGGATAGAGAAGAAGGTGAGAGAAGGAAGAGCCACATGGTGGGGGGAAAAACTTCAAAGATACTTAATATTCTaacatatttcattaattttaacaagCCCATTTTTTTCCACATGTTAACATCTTGAAATAAAGATGTGCCTTACAAGCTATGAGCACCTTAGAATTATATTTggcatcagtcttttctttctcagtggtACATAAAATAAGGGTGTAAATTCTAAACAATGGATTTGACAAAATATGGCTAGTTCTTAAATATATGGTGGAAATATGGGTGTACAGTTTATAATTACTTATATCTTACAGATATATCCTTTGTTATATGTTCAACATATAATAAAATTGAGTCTAAATAGGTTATGATCATGGGTCAGGTTAATATTGTGGGAAGAGGATGAGGAGTAGGGACAATTAGACAGGATCAGATGGGATGAAGAACttagatgatgatgataaataaagaaaaagggaTTCAAGTGAGAAATAAGATCACAGATTTCAAGCTAGAGAGATAGGGATAGAAAGCCTTAGGAACCAGGATGGTGTAAGGGAGCACATGAAATGTGCAAGTTTGGTTCTAAAGTCAAGGAAGACGGGAATggggagggtgagggtgggggacagAGTTGAGGTAGGCCCTAGAGCGGTGCTGTCCAACAGAACCTTCTGCATCCGCACTGCCCAATGTGGAAGCCACTGAGCACGTAACAATGTGGTTTTTGAATATGTGAGGTGTAGCTGGTGTGACCGAGGAACTCAATTTCTAACCTTATTTCGTGTTAATTAATTAAAGTTACCTAGGCACatgtgaaggcttccctggtaaagaaaccacctgcaatgcaggagacccaggttcaatccctgggtggggaagatctcctggcaaaggaaatggcaacccgcaccagtatccttgcctggcaaatcccatggacagaggagcctggcgggctatggtccatggggttgcaaagagtcagacacgactgagtgactaaacaacagcaacagccacATGTGACTAGGGTTTTGAGCAGCACAGCTCTAAAGCACCCACAGCTCCTGAATCCAgacagagggtggggagagggcaccAGCCCCAAATCACTCACCAGCCACCATGAACAGAAGGATGCTGAAACCCAGGACGTAGTAAGGCCACTGTATGGAGAACTGCGGGGGGCTGGGCTTCATCCGCAGACTCTGGATCTCCAGGGCATGCAGCAACAAGGCCAGGAAGGCACAAGCCCCTGCGGGATCACAGGCAGGCTCCCttggtctcctcctgcccctgctccAGCCTTCCAGCACCTGCGTGaggctcccttctcctgcccggGCCCCTTTTGCTTTCAGAACCAACAACCTTCACCCACACACCTGTCTCACCCTCCTTCCTAACTCTTTGCAAAGCCCGTGTGCCTTGCCTCTCAGAAACCTCTTTCCCAGGTACCCTCTGTGCCTGTGCCCTGGGCCGACTCCAGATGGGCCCCGGGTGTGACGCTCCCACTGTGAGCGTTCCACGTCCTCCATCTGATGGGAGCTTCCCAGGGCAGGGCCTTGGTCAGCCTATTAAAGTTAGAAGGTTCTAGAGGGCAGAGATGGTCTCTTCCATTCGTTCATCCAAGAAACATTTGTATTTGGTTTATAGTCTATATTTCAATTATATTATAACTCTATACCAGGTTCCAGGACAGCTGCTAGGATAGAGATGATGGGAAAGACCCCCAGAGAGATGTTGCCAAGCCAAGGTGATGAGGGCTGTGCCCTCTGGAAGTGCAGTTAGGAGGAGCCCCAAGGAGGGGGTGGCTGTGCCCTGGGCAACTTCACAGAGATGGAAACAGAGGAGAGGGGCCCTAGAAAGTCCCTCTCCTGACCGCAGACAGAGACCATCCCCCCATCTTTGGACCCCTCCCCAAGGCTGGGGCCCACCTGCTGCTCCCCACCTGTGAGGAAACTGATGAAGGCTGACACAAAATTGTGCTTCCGGGTCCTCGGAAAGAGCTGAGACGCAAAGGACACCATGATGAAAGTGGTGAGGAAAGACAAGACAACGGCGGACAGCAGGGAGACTCGGCCGAGGATGACGTAAACtgcaggggagggcaggagggagagcaGGCTGGGCCCCGGCACTCAGCCCAGAGGACGGAGCCCGGCCAGCCTCAGGTCCCCAACCGTGGCCTGGGGCCAAAGTTCCAACCCCCCATGGGTAGACCGCACATCATTAACACCTTCCCAGCTGCCTACTTTCGTCTAACCccaagagacagagaaaatgtCCTTTCAGGCATGTTCATTCTGTTCTATCTGCCCCCACcagtcctctgtcaccccccaaACCCCAAGCTGGCCCTGCTTCCCTCCCCCCGATCCCCGCCTTCAGCCCTCCATACTGGATAAGGGTCGAGGCTTCCAGCACTTGATATGGAAGCAGTTCTCAAACAGGCCACTGAAGAACACTTCCTGGGACTCCTCGTTCACCAGCCGCACCCAGAAGGGGAAGATGGAGACCAGCAGGATAAGCAGGTAGCCCAGGGAAGTCAAGGCAGGGGCTATGGCCCAGGTGAAGCCCTTCACATCTCTGTCCTCTATcgtcagcatcacctgggggAGGAACAGTGAGGAAGCCCCACGCGGCACCAGGTGATGGAGATGGTGCCCGTGGACACGTCAGCGGACGTGGGGCTCAGGAAATGTTTGCTTTGCTTTAATTAACCTTCCAGACCTCTTCAGCTGGCCTAGCCAACACAGAAAACCTTTTCTCTCACTAACTCACTGGGTGATCTTGAGTGTGTGTAGTCCCTTCTTTGAGCCTCGATTTCCACCTTGGTAAAATTTCCACCCTCCCAGCTCTAAAGTTCTAACTTTTCAGTTCTGTTTAAcagcccccgccccacctccccaccgccccaccccctccctcaccccaccgCAACTGGCCACAGAGCCTCTCCAGTCAGCTGTTAGCTACTGTCTGCCCTTGGAGATTTCAGAATGACGACCAGGCAGGGAGTGGAGTGCCTTTAAAACCAGGGCCTGGAGTGCCTTTACTCAGGGACTGGCCCTCTTGCCTCAGGACCTGGGGTTTAGATGGACAGGGGTCCACCTGGTCCTCTgctgaaaaatgagcagaaaatatacacacagaaacttttaaaaatagttttagagTTTCATAGACCCTCCTGAAGCCCTAGGCTCCCTCTAGGCCTGGAGGTTGAGCCCCTCAGTTAAGGATCCCTCAAAACTTCTCCATCACCGCCAGCTGTATCAAGAAGTCTTCCTAGAAGGAACACCTGTGATATGGAAGGTAAGCACTGGCTGGAATTGGCTGTAGAAGCCGTGACTGTGTCCCAGTTTTATCACTTGCCGGCTGGGTAACCTCGGGGAACTTACTAAAACTCTCAGGACCTTGGGTTCCCCATTTGGAAAAGGGAGGAGATAACACTTGCCCATTGAGGTTCTTGGGCGGACCAAGTAACATGCTGCAAACAAAGCGTCAAGCACAGTGCTCAGGGCCCAGGCGCTTGGTGAAGGATTCACCTGGTCAGCCTCCTCTgccttcacccagcctggcagccCTGAGGAACGAGGTGGAGAGGGccaaggagggggaggagaggagggtcgTTGGAAGCCTGGGTGCAGCAGCGAGGGTGGGCCCTGTCCAGATGGCCCCCGATGACCATAGCCACATGGCAGTGCAGGAAGGTGGCATCCGGAGGTCAGAGGGACAGGACAAGGGAGATGGGGACACCCCGAGACAACAGCCCTTGTTTCTGCTGCCTCAGCAGACTGTGCCTGGCAGCGCCAAGCTTCCAAGCTGCACATAGCAAGTGAGGGGCTTCCCTTTCCTCTCAGCCCCCGTGTGTGCCCAGGCACTGGGGCCCCTCCAAGGCCCTCATACGGACCCCTCACTGCAGCCGGGCGCAAGGAGCATCTCTGAGGCTTTGAGATCGTCTGATCACAACAGAAGAACTAGCCAGAGGGCAGAGGAAATCCACTGCTTATAGAAGAGTTAACAACTGTTCCTCTTTGACTGCTGTCAGAGCGATTGGGAAATTTCTAAAGCACTCTCTCTTTCTGTCATTCCccagtttttcttcttcccaccTGAAAAAATTTATCCTGCCCTCTCTGCAAAGCTACCCTTTGAGATCTCTCCACCCTCCGGGCAGTACTGATGAGTCACCCGAACTTCAAGGCCTTGGTTTCCTTCACTCTAAGAAGATGAAGTCACTGGACCAGAGAGAGTTGAGTCCTGGCTCTAAAGCTCTCCAGGTAGGAGTCATGGCCGCATCTTGACCCCATCCTCTTCAGGGAATGGCGTACCCTGGACATTTTCAACTGATGCTCTGAGTCCCTTCctgtccccaacccccacccctctgAACTTCAACTTGTCTAAACTGACCTCAGTGTCCCCACATTTCAATCACCGGCTCCATCACCCACACTCTAGTCTGGAGTTCGTGctgccttctctgtttctcccACACTTGAACCTCATCAACCGTCCTCACcttctcaagttttctttcatAAAGTCTTTAAAGCACCCACCCTCCTGACCCCACACCCCCCATGACTCTCTCCATTCCTGGAACACCACAGTCACCCCAAGCATCTCCAGTCTGGGTTTCTTCCCTGAGGGCAGGTCTCTTCCCCTTTAAGCCTTTTAAATCCCACATCTTCTGCAAACCTCAGCTTGGCCCTTTCTACTCCCTGGACTCTCCCAGCCACcagtctttatccattcactccaCAAAAACGAACTGTGTACTTACTGGGCGCCCCATGCCCAGCTTAGGCCAACGGGGAGAATCAGGGATGAAAAAAGACAGGAACTCTCAGGCTCTGGGTAACTACTGGGGAGAAGAGACACATAAACTCGTCAGGCAGTAC includes these proteins:
- the TMEM225B gene encoding transmembrane protein 225B, which produces MGRPVMLTIEDRDVKGFTWAIAPALTSLGYLLILLVSIFPFWVRLVNEESQEVFFSGLFENCFHIKCWKPRPLSIYVILGRVSLLSAVVLSFLTTFIMVSFASQLFPRTRKHNFVSAFISFLTGACAFLALLLHALEIQSLRMKPSPPQFSIQWPYYVLGFSILLFMVAGAICLIQEIACPRCHLLPISQSTEDTQEISYLENLDSLGGELSSMQKETLLKEETII